Proteins from a genomic interval of Gossypium hirsutum isolate 1008001.06 chromosome A09, Gossypium_hirsutum_v2.1, whole genome shotgun sequence:
- the LOC107890293 gene encoding uncharacterized protein, whose translation MNGDQPVRASRWFSFRLALPSDPDFNEVEEISRRIHEVRDALACTKVQAWRTRAMCWSYGAEGLAWTEALRDSDCCGSSKQLGFCLDLAFWARVLGHCIWFWV comes from the exons ATGAACGGAGATCAGCCTGTTCGAGCCTCAAGGTGGTTTTCTTTCCGCCTTGCACTCCCCTCGGACCCCGATTTCAACGAAGTAGAGGAGATCTCACGGCGTATTCACGAG GTACGAGATGCGTTGGCATGTACGAAGGTGCAGGCGTGGCGTACGAGGGCTATGTGCTGGTCGTACGGTGCTGAAGGCTTGGCGTGGACGGAGGCGCTGAGGGACTCGGACTGCTGCGGCTCCAGCAAACAGCTAGGGTTCTGCCTTGATTTAGCTTTTTGGGCTAGGGTATTGGGCCATTGTATTTGGTTTTGGGTCTAA